A region of Reichenbachiella carrageenanivorans DNA encodes the following proteins:
- a CDS encoding fatty acid desaturase family protein, which translates to MKTSPVVRFNRRHSTDFVNELHNRVNKHFTDNNISKFGNTNMQLKSAFMLAMYFIPFVLLISGVVQSFGVMFILWCWMGLGMCGIGLAVMHDANHGAYSKRKVVNNLMGYLLNVIGSYHVTWKIQHNVLHHSSTNVHEFDEDLNNQILRFSPNQKRKKINKYQAYYAPFLYGLLSLYKTFSKDFEQISRFNKKKLLKGQGLTLGKAVLQISINKVLYLGVTLALPMIVLNIVWWQVLIGFIAMHLICGLILALIFQSAHVLDNTDFFMADEEGTVDNCWAIHQLNTTANFAKKGKLFSWLIGGLNFQVEHHLFPNICHVHYDAISDIVKKTALDFNLVYNEHRTFFCAIKSHFRFLNKLGQVA; encoded by the coding sequence ATGAAGACATCACCAGTGGTAAGATTCAATCGGAGGCATAGCACTGATTTTGTTAATGAGCTACACAACCGTGTGAATAAACATTTCACAGATAATAATATTTCAAAGTTTGGTAATACTAATATGCAGCTGAAGTCTGCATTTATGCTAGCCATGTATTTTATTCCATTTGTTCTTCTGATTTCGGGAGTTGTTCAGTCTTTTGGAGTCATGTTTATACTCTGGTGTTGGATGGGATTGGGTATGTGTGGGATTGGGCTGGCAGTTATGCATGATGCCAATCATGGCGCTTATTCAAAGCGAAAAGTGGTGAACAATCTGATGGGTTATCTTTTGAATGTAATAGGTTCTTATCATGTGACATGGAAAATTCAGCACAATGTTTTGCATCATTCGTCTACTAATGTACATGAATTTGATGAAGATCTTAATAATCAAATTTTACGTTTTTCCCCAAATCAAAAGCGTAAGAAGATCAATAAATATCAAGCCTATTATGCTCCTTTTTTGTATGGTTTGCTTTCATTGTACAAAACATTTAGCAAGGATTTTGAGCAAATATCAAGGTTTAATAAAAAGAAATTATTGAAAGGGCAAGGGCTGACGCTAGGGAAAGCGGTGTTACAAATTTCTATTAACAAAGTACTTTATTTGGGTGTTACATTGGCGCTGCCAATGATCGTTTTGAATATCGTATGGTGGCAGGTGTTGATAGGCTTTATTGCAATGCATTTGATTTGCGGACTTATTTTGGCACTGATTTTTCAATCGGCTCATGTATTGGATAATACAGATTTTTTTATGGCCGACGAAGAAGGTACTGTGGATAATTGCTGGGCCATTCACCAACTGAATACTACGGCTAATTTCGCAAAGAAAGGTAAGCTGTTTTCATGGCTAATTGGAGGTCTCAATTTTCAAGTAGAACATCATCTTTTTCCCAATATTTGTCATGTTCATTATGATGCCATATCTGATATTGTGAAAAAGACAGCATTAGACTTCAATCTTGTGTACAACGAACATCGTACTTTCTTTTGTGCCATCAAGAGTCATTTTAGGTTTTTGAACAAACTAGGTCAAGTGGCTTGA
- a CDS encoding HAD family hydrolase: MRTIAIPIPEGVKGLIFDLDGTILDSMPLHYDGYNHALAAYGVHYPEDVFHSRGGIPTRDTLLMIAEDFEIKNFDVDQALETKRTFVESNLERIQLILPVFDIVKAYHGVLPMAVGTGSNRKVVTEMFERFRLGDYISHVVTATEVTHFKPHPETFIKCAEMIGIQPEDCVVFEDGKPGMQAAVAAGMKVVDVTKYL; this comes from the coding sequence ATGCGGACAATTGCTATACCAATACCAGAAGGAGTAAAGGGTCTTATTTTTGATCTTGATGGTACTATTTTGGATTCTATGCCATTACACTATGATGGTTATAATCATGCCTTGGCTGCGTATGGAGTACATTATCCAGAGGATGTGTTTCACAGTCGTGGGGGTATTCCTACTCGTGATACGTTGCTGATGATCGCTGAAGATTTTGAAATTAAAAATTTCGATGTAGATCAAGCTTTGGAGACGAAGCGTACTTTTGTGGAAAGTAATTTAGAAAGAATACAATTGATCCTCCCTGTTTTTGATATTGTCAAGGCTTACCATGGCGTATTACCTATGGCGGTAGGTACAGGTAGCAACCGGAAAGTAGTCACTGAAATGTTCGAAAGATTTCGATTGGGAGACTATATATCACATGTGGTAACTGCTACAGAGGTGACCCATTTTAAACCTCACCCAGAGACATTTATTAAATGCGCTGAAATGATTGGTATTCAGCCTGAGGACTGCGTGGTTTTTGAAGATGGGAAACCTGGCATGCAAGCAGCTGTAGCAGCTGGTATGAAAGTCGTGGATGTGACTAAATATCTCTAG
- a CDS encoding serine hydrolase domain-containing protein, with protein sequence MKKLKWILLAFIFCGLFAAILTYYPKLVIMSGYTAKMACSCTFVAGLDEETIYNKELNFKPLKWMKFKIDREKQTATASVFGLNSKTAIYRKGLGCALVTDIKPKEAYQANFEIHHSKHDSLSNWFAARTVATSPSLKEAIAAAFEEKDPDAPTKNTRAVVVLHKGQLIGEKYASEITPNTPLLGWSMTKSLTSTLVGMMADRNYLDISTTTEIPEWANDNRKEITWKQLLQMNSGLRWKEDYADLSDAVTMLFNSDAIGKYAKSVPLASTPGTTWIYSSGTSNILASEISRFFNSQEDYIKFPYDSLFDRLGMYSMVIEADATGEFVGSSYAWATARDWAKMGQLYLQNGRWQGERILSEDWISFVQEPAKGSEQLYGGHFWVNSGGHFPNVPLDGYSMNGFHSQRIMIIPSKQLVIVRLGITYKREDFDFNDWYGQIIKAVEQDYQSSQTSASYASER encoded by the coding sequence ATGAAAAAACTAAAATGGATATTATTGGCATTTATTTTTTGCGGACTTTTTGCTGCCATACTCACTTATTACCCCAAGCTCGTGATCATGTCGGGCTATACTGCCAAGATGGCCTGCTCTTGTACGTTTGTAGCTGGGCTAGATGAAGAAACCATCTACAACAAGGAACTGAATTTCAAACCCTTAAAATGGATGAAATTCAAAATTGACAGAGAAAAACAAACAGCCACTGCTTCCGTTTTTGGTTTAAATTCTAAAACCGCGATCTACAGGAAGGGACTCGGCTGTGCCCTCGTCACTGACATCAAACCTAAAGAAGCCTACCAAGCCAATTTCGAAATACATCACAGCAAACACGACAGTCTATCAAACTGGTTTGCTGCTCGAACCGTGGCTACGAGCCCATCCCTGAAAGAAGCCATAGCGGCAGCTTTTGAAGAAAAAGACCCTGACGCACCTACAAAAAACACAAGAGCTGTAGTCGTACTACACAAAGGGCAGTTAATTGGCGAAAAATATGCATCCGAAATCACCCCCAACACACCTCTCCTCGGCTGGTCGATGACCAAAAGCCTAACTTCTACCCTTGTAGGAATGATGGCCGACCGAAACTATCTTGATATCTCTACTACTACGGAAATCCCAGAATGGGCTAATGATAACAGGAAAGAGATCACCTGGAAACAGCTATTACAAATGAACAGTGGGCTCCGTTGGAAAGAAGACTATGCAGACTTAAGTGATGCTGTCACCATGTTATTCAACAGTGATGCCATTGGGAAATATGCAAAAAGTGTCCCACTAGCCTCTACCCCTGGCACTACTTGGATATACTCTTCTGGCACAAGCAATATACTAGCCAGCGAGATCAGCCGCTTTTTCAACTCCCAAGAGGACTATATCAAATTTCCTTATGACAGCCTGTTTGATCGATTGGGCATGTATAGCATGGTGATAGAAGCAGACGCAACAGGCGAGTTTGTAGGCTCTTCATACGCTTGGGCCACAGCTAGAGACTGGGCAAAAATGGGGCAACTCTACCTACAAAACGGAAGATGGCAAGGAGAACGTATCCTATCAGAAGATTGGATTTCGTTTGTACAAGAGCCAGCCAAAGGATCTGAACAACTCTATGGTGGGCACTTCTGGGTCAATAGTGGCGGGCACTTTCCCAACGTTCCGCTAGACGGATATAGCATGAATGGCTTTCACAGTCAGCGCATCATGATCATCCCTTCCAAACAGTTAGTAATCGTTCGTTTGGGCATCACTTACAAGCGCGAAGATTTTGATTTTAATGATTGGTACGGACAAATCATCAAAGCAGTAGAACAGGATTATCAATCCTCACAAACGAGTGCATCGTATGCCTCAGAACGATAA
- a CDS encoding class I SAM-dependent methyltransferase: MTTQQLNKFLGNIDLYLLDQVLKNKISQDAKVLDAGCGEGRNLIYFLNNQFEVYGIDQNEDAIRMLQFIVGSGYPLCPKDHFQIGELSALPFQTNQFDYVICSAVLHFAQSTHHFWQMFTELDRVLTPNGTLFIRMTSDIGLNGHETLEDGRYHLPDGSQRFLLTEEMIQTILNDYGYSKSEAIKTVIVANQRCMTTLVLKKN, from the coding sequence ATGACTACACAGCAGCTCAATAAATTTTTAGGCAATATAGATTTGTATCTACTGGATCAAGTATTAAAAAATAAAATTTCGCAAGACGCAAAAGTGCTTGACGCTGGTTGTGGCGAAGGACGAAACCTGATATACTTTCTCAACAATCAATTTGAGGTATATGGTATCGATCAAAATGAAGACGCAATCCGTATGCTGCAATTCATCGTTGGGTCAGGCTATCCTCTGTGTCCAAAAGATCATTTCCAAATAGGTGAGCTGTCTGCACTCCCCTTTCAGACAAATCAATTTGATTATGTGATTTGCTCTGCTGTCTTGCATTTCGCTCAATCCACCCATCACTTTTGGCAAATGTTTACCGAGTTGGATCGGGTACTCACTCCAAACGGAACTCTATTCATAAGAATGACTTCCGACATCGGATTAAACGGACATGAAACTCTCGAAGACGGCAGGTACCATTTACCAGATGGTAGTCAAAGATTTTTACTCACCGAAGAGATGATTCAAACTATCTTAAATGACTATGGCTATAGCAAATCAGAAGCTATTAAAACTGTAATTGTAGCTAACCAAAGGTGTATGACCACCTTGGTTTTAAAAAAGAACTAG
- a CDS encoding DUF6089 family protein, whose amino-acid sequence MFKKIILLFVCVLFSTWGFAQSFLGWQLHDRYFSIYAGTGWTGYMGDLTNGNPMTDGLSHFNVGVEARLLTRIAARVQFAQYKLEGSDKNATDSSYNRQRNLSFHSKNYEWQVEGVYYFLKYRGKYHKRRTYEPYIAAGIGQTFYNPKADHTDINEVTNTYDLRSMNTETETYGSSAWIIPVNFGVKAALNEFLNLSLDLGYRFAFTGHLDDVYGHYAGPYPDGSIEASLSNRKDEVPEINQEAYDALVPGAQRGNGKNDGYFLVNINLELYLPQDLFKSKNGRRRKEKILGKPSAYD is encoded by the coding sequence ATGTTCAAAAAAATAATTCTACTCTTTGTATGCGTGCTTTTCTCTACTTGGGGATTCGCACAAAGCTTTCTAGGCTGGCAGCTGCACGATCGATATTTTTCGATCTATGCAGGCACAGGCTGGACTGGCTATATGGGGGATCTCACCAATGGCAACCCCATGACCGACGGACTTTCTCACTTTAATGTAGGCGTAGAAGCTCGGCTACTCACACGCATAGCCGCTCGAGTACAATTTGCTCAATATAAATTAGAAGGCTCTGACAAAAACGCTACTGACAGCTCATACAACAGGCAACGAAACCTATCTTTTCATTCCAAAAACTATGAATGGCAAGTAGAAGGTGTGTACTACTTCTTGAAATACCGTGGCAAATATCACAAAAGGAGAACCTACGAGCCTTACATTGCGGCTGGTATCGGCCAGACCTTTTACAATCCAAAGGCAGATCATACAGACATCAATGAGGTGACCAACACCTATGATTTGCGCTCAATGAATACTGAAACTGAAACCTATGGCTCATCTGCTTGGATCATCCCTGTAAACTTCGGTGTAAAAGCTGCCCTCAACGAATTCCTAAACCTATCACTAGATCTTGGCTACCGATTTGCTTTTACTGGACATTTGGATGACGTATATGGCCACTACGCAGGCCCATACCCTGATGGCTCTATCGAGGCTTCATTGAGCAACCGGAAAGATGAAGTCCCTGAAATAAACCAAGAAGCCTACGACGCGCTCGTGCCAGGTGCTCAACGTGGCAATGGTAAGAATGACGGCTACTTTCTAGTCAATATTAATTTAGAACTATACCTCCCACAAGATCTCTTCAAAAGCAAAAATGGCCGTAGAAGAAAAGAAAAGATCCTTGGTAAACCCTCTGCATACGATTAA
- a CDS encoding MbcA/ParS/Xre antitoxin family protein, with amino-acid sequence MGENKKTYDTPKDLPLIVSEPEILYAVRQQNINSTHITLLKDLSGLKDDLLSATLNMNTKTFRSYKLAPAPIKPHVQEHVLALLSLFKHGIAIFGTSAKFNQWLSKVNFYFDNDAPINFLNTISGILHVDYRLSAIEYGDNV; translated from the coding sequence GTGGGAGAAAATAAAAAAACATATGACACACCAAAAGATCTGCCTCTAATAGTATCTGAGCCAGAGATTTTGTATGCCGTAAGACAACAAAACATCAACTCCACACACATCACCTTACTAAAAGACTTATCTGGTCTAAAAGACGACTTACTCTCCGCCACCCTCAACATGAACACCAAGACCTTTAGGTCTTATAAGTTAGCGCCTGCACCCATCAAACCACATGTACAAGAGCATGTATTGGCTTTACTATCGTTATTCAAGCATGGGATTGCCATATTTGGTACCAGTGCAAAGTTTAATCAATGGCTCAGCAAAGTGAACTTCTACTTCGACAATGATGCCCCGATCAATTTCCTTAATACTATCAGTGGCATTCTTCACGTAGATTACAGGTTGAGTGCCATCGAATACGGCGACAATGTATGA
- a CDS encoding RES family NAD+ phosphorylase → MIVYRICHEKFANQLNSSGRPNRWNTHAQHVIYTSGSISLCALELLAHTSGIRPAGTFRIMHIAVDDKAEMMEISEQILPTDWQGLATYPITQQLGSTWYQSKKSLILKIPSAIIPQESNYILNTDHPDFLSHVRIDKVTDFIWDHRFPEN, encoded by the coding sequence ATGATTGTCTACCGAATTTGTCATGAGAAATTTGCCAATCAACTGAATAGCTCGGGTCGACCCAACCGGTGGAACACACATGCTCAGCATGTCATATACACCTCAGGTAGTATTTCACTTTGTGCTTTGGAACTGCTAGCTCACACGAGTGGCATCCGTCCAGCTGGCACTTTTCGAATCATGCATATCGCTGTAGATGACAAAGCTGAAATGATGGAAATCTCTGAACAGATTCTACCTACAGATTGGCAAGGGTTGGCTACCTATCCCATCACTCAGCAGCTAGGCAGTACTTGGTATCAGTCTAAAAAATCATTGATTTTGAAGATCCCTTCTGCTATTATACCGCAAGAGTCTAACTACATACTTAATACTGATCACCCAGATTTTCTTTCTCATGTCAGGATCGACAAAGTCACAGATTTCATATGGGATCATAGGTTTCCAGAAAATTAA
- a CDS encoding aminotransferase class I/II-fold pyridoxal phosphate-dependent enzyme has product MINERIYLSPPYQSGHELEAFRQVLDSNWLAPVGPGLERFEAEICKATGFKYAVATSSGTAAIHLGMKVLGVESGDAVLASTMTFVGGVSPIRYCGAMPVYIDSDYTTWNINVDQVEQYLDLQPTNVKAILPTHLYGMPADVKRIETLGKQYQVPILHDLAECLAGKVDGKTLGALVERGVYSFNGNKLITTSGGGAFVTNHKEEAEQALYLATQAKSPVLEYHHEAIGYNYRMSNVLAALGVAQISTLADRVARKQRIFDTYQQALAPLGFGFQEGQVGAESDRWLTCVLFNPDLMIDISVIVSQMNEWNIEVRPLWKPMHRQPVFENEKVIGGAVSSALYRCGLCLPSGCGLTDEQQARVIHRLRAILGL; this is encoded by the coding sequence TTGATAAACGAACGCATATATCTCTCGCCACCTTATCAGTCGGGTCATGAATTGGAGGCTTTTCGCCAAGTGTTGGATAGCAATTGGCTAGCCCCAGTAGGGCCAGGTCTTGAACGATTCGAAGCAGAAATATGCAAAGCTACGGGATTCAAATATGCAGTAGCTACATCATCAGGTACAGCAGCTATTCACTTAGGAATGAAAGTGTTAGGTGTAGAGTCTGGCGATGCAGTTTTAGCGAGTACGATGACTTTCGTAGGAGGTGTTTCTCCTATTCGCTACTGTGGAGCTATGCCTGTTTATATAGATTCAGATTACACCACTTGGAATATAAATGTGGATCAGGTAGAGCAATATTTGGATTTACAGCCAACAAATGTGAAAGCTATACTGCCTACTCATTTGTATGGTATGCCTGCTGATGTGAAACGCATAGAAACATTAGGTAAGCAATATCAAGTGCCCATTTTGCACGATTTGGCAGAATGCTTGGCAGGGAAAGTGGATGGGAAAACACTAGGCGCACTCGTAGAGCGAGGCGTATACTCGTTCAATGGTAATAAGCTGATTACGACTTCTGGCGGAGGTGCATTTGTGACTAATCACAAAGAAGAAGCTGAACAGGCTTTGTATTTGGCTACTCAGGCTAAGTCTCCTGTTTTAGAATATCATCACGAAGCGATCGGTTACAATTACCGCATGAGTAATGTGCTCGCTGCCTTAGGCGTAGCACAAATCAGCACTTTGGCAGATCGGGTAGCTCGTAAGCAGCGGATTTTTGATACGTATCAGCAGGCATTGGCACCCTTAGGTTTTGGTTTTCAAGAGGGACAAGTCGGAGCGGAGTCAGATCGATGGCTGACGTGTGTTTTGTTTAATCCCGATCTAATGATAGATATATCTGTCATTGTTTCTCAGATGAATGAATGGAATATTGAAGTAAGGCCACTTTGGAAGCCGATGCATAGGCAACCAGTATTCGAAAATGAAAAAGTAATAGGAGGAGCTGTGTCTTCAGCACTGTATCGCTGTGGCCTGTGCCTGCCTTCTGGATGTGGACTGACAGATGAGCAGCAAGCTCGTGTGATCCACCGATTGCGAGCTATATTAGGGCTTTAA
- a CDS encoding sugar transferase, producing the protein MIPCYKSVKLILDKILALVLLVILLPMLLMLSLLAFWDTGAVLFSQERPGLLEVPFRLLKFQTMKEGHEADHLRITPLGRWMRKLSLDEWPQLWNVLKGEMSLIGPRPYLIEYLPLYSDFHKKRHWVLPGLTGWAQVHGGNELEWERKLDLDAYYVEHLSFWLDFKIFCKTLGLLAKGRKKDLPDTKFAGYQNQTH; encoded by the coding sequence ATGATACCCTGCTATAAGTCTGTCAAGTTGATTCTGGATAAGATATTGGCTTTAGTGCTGTTGGTGATTTTATTGCCCATGCTCTTAATGCTCAGTTTACTTGCTTTTTGGGATACGGGGGCTGTTCTGTTTTCGCAAGAGCGACCTGGTTTGCTCGAAGTACCTTTTCGATTATTGAAATTCCAAACGATGAAAGAGGGCCATGAAGCGGATCATTTGAGGATTACTCCGCTAGGTAGATGGATGAGAAAATTATCATTGGATGAGTGGCCTCAATTGTGGAACGTGCTTAAAGGAGAAATGAGTTTGATTGGCCCCAGACCATATCTTATAGAATATTTGCCCTTATATTCTGATTTTCATAAAAAACGACATTGGGTCTTGCCAGGCCTCACAGGGTGGGCGCAAGTGCATGGCGGAAACGAATTGGAATGGGAGCGAAAGTTAGATCTGGATGCCTATTATGTAGAGCATTTGAGTTTTTGGCTAGATTTCAAAATCTTCTGTAAAACGCTTGGCCTACTGGCGAAAGGGCGGAAGAAAGACCTGCCAGACACCAAATTTGCAGGATATCAAAACCAGACCCATTAG
- a CDS encoding DUF4159 domain-containing protein yields MSKYLILPLALFISLHSHGQDRIQLAKLKYDGGGDWYANKTALPNLASFCNRYLSMDLNKADEVVEVGSPDIFLYPYVYLTGHGNVVFNSRQAENLRKYLLAGGFLHIDDNYGMDQFIRLEMKKVFPELEFVELPFDHPIYHQKFKFKNGLPKIHEHDGKPAQGLGLIYEGRLICFYSYESDLGNGWEDQSIYNDPESKRQEALRMGANILSYAFMNF; encoded by the coding sequence ATGTCAAAGTATCTAATCCTCCCGCTCGCACTATTTATTTCGCTTCATTCGCATGGGCAAGACAGAATCCAACTGGCCAAGCTCAAATATGACGGTGGTGGCGATTGGTATGCAAACAAAACAGCACTGCCTAACTTGGCTTCGTTTTGCAACAGATACCTGAGCATGGATCTCAACAAAGCAGATGAAGTAGTAGAAGTAGGCAGCCCTGACATTTTTCTCTACCCATACGTCTATCTCACAGGACATGGCAATGTAGTATTTAACTCGCGTCAAGCCGAAAATCTAAGAAAATACCTATTAGCTGGTGGTTTTCTGCACATAGACGACAACTACGGCATGGATCAATTTATTCGTTTGGAAATGAAAAAAGTATTTCCTGAGCTCGAGTTTGTAGAGTTACCCTTCGATCATCCGATCTATCATCAAAAATTCAAATTCAAAAATGGTTTACCTAAAATCCATGAGCATGATGGCAAACCCGCTCAAGGATTAGGCCTTATTTATGAAGGGAGATTGATCTGCTTTTATTCGTATGAATCAGATCTAGGCAATGGCTGGGAGGACCAATCGATCTATAATGATCCCGAAAGTAAAAGACAAGAAGCGCTAAGAATGGGTGCTAATATTTTATCGTATGCCTTCATGAATTTTTAA
- a CDS encoding pentapeptide repeat-containing protein, whose product MAILQAMMESYYDQTFENIDYTEKGFPNGEFESCSFKNCLFTGVNVSHRIFMDCVFVDCDFSGVKIGDTAFKNVKFSGCKLMGVDFTSCNKFLLEMHFDQCLMNLTSFYQLKLKGTTFKNCSLEEVDFVETDLTEAKFLECNLTKAQFDRTNLEKADFRTAHHFSINPHTNKVAKARFSKEGLIGLLDVFNIRVD is encoded by the coding sequence ATGGCAATATTGCAAGCCATGATGGAGAGCTATTACGACCAGACATTTGAAAATATAGATTACACTGAAAAAGGTTTTCCAAATGGAGAATTTGAAAGTTGTAGCTTTAAAAACTGCCTGTTTACGGGAGTGAATGTGTCACATCGAATCTTTATGGATTGTGTGTTTGTTGATTGTGATTTCTCTGGGGTGAAAATTGGAGATACAGCATTTAAAAACGTAAAATTTTCAGGCTGTAAACTGATGGGCGTAGATTTTACTTCTTGCAATAAGTTTTTGCTTGAGATGCATTTTGATCAATGCTTGATGAATCTCACCTCATTCTATCAATTGAAATTGAAAGGGACAACCTTCAAAAATTGCAGTTTAGAAGAAGTAGATTTTGTAGAAACAGATTTGACAGAAGCCAAATTTCTGGAATGTAACCTGACCAAGGCGCAGTTTGATAGAACGAACCTAGAGAAGGCTGATTTCAGGACGGCTCACCATTTCTCTATCAATCCTCATACAAACAAAGTAGCCAAAGCCAGATTCTCGAAAGAAGGTTTGATTGGCTTATTGGATGTGTTTAATATTCGAGTGGATTAA